A part of Xenopus tropicalis strain Nigerian chromosome 4, UCB_Xtro_10.0, whole genome shotgun sequence genomic DNA contains:
- the rpl29 gene encoding 60S ribosomal protein L29, which produces MAKSKNHTTHNQSRKWHRNGIKKPRSQRYESLKGVDPKFLRNMRFAKKHNKKGIKKMLANNAKNAASAPAPAAAK; this is translated from the exons ATGGCAAAGTCCAAGAATCACACAACTCACAACCAAT CTCGCAAATGGCACAGAAATGGCATTAAGAAGCCCAGATCCCAGAGATATGAATCTCTGAAGGGG GTTGATCCTAAGTTCCTGCGGAACATGCGCTTTGCCAAGAAACACAACAAGAAGGGAATAAAGAAAATGCTAGCAAACAACGCAAAGAATGCCGCCAGCGCCCCCGCCCCTGCAGCTGCAAAATAA
- the LOC105947022 gene encoding uncharacterized protein LOC105947022 translates to MAWQRLDECYGAPEIIEESLWKRIDGFGKISNKDHQRLRELGDLLMELQAAKEEGDFPGLAVLDTARGINSIVQKLPFFLQERWMTQGSNYKELHHVHFPPFSFFENFVIQQAKRHNDPGFFLAPQSFDGQKLERDFHKNATHRTPVLVHKTVIPSATPSQKESTNPKTTDLTQGCPIHHKPHSLLKFRGFRTKPLEERKTFLKQNNICYCCCASTSHVAKDCGKIISCAECNSDRRVSALHPGPTPMDCESSS, encoded by the coding sequence ATGGCGTGGCAAAGACTTGACGAGTGCTACGGGGCTCCCGAGATCATAGAGGAGTCACTGTGGAAAAGAATTGATGGCTTTGGGAAAATCTCCAACAAAGATCACCAGAGGCTCAGAGAGTTAGGAGACCTGCTGATGGAACTCcaagctgcaaaggaggaaggtGACTTTCCAGGCTTAGCTGTTCTTGATACAGCTCGAGGTATAAACAGCATTGTGCAAAAGCTGCCATTTTTCCTGCAAGAGAGGTGGATGACTCAGGGTTCTAATTATAAAGAGCTGCATCATGTGCATTTCCCACCATTCTCTTTCTTTGAGAACTTTGTCATCCAACAAGCAAAGAGGCACAATGACCCAGGATTTTTTCTGGCTCCTCAAAGCTTTGATGGCCAGAAACTAGAGAGAGACTTTCACAAGAATGCCACTCACAGAACTCCTGTTTTAGTGCACAAGACTGTCATTCCTTCCGCTACACCATCACAGAAGGAGTCCACCAATCCCAAGACGACAGATCTTACCCAAGGTTGTCCCATACATCACAAGCCTCACTCTCTGCTTAAATTCCGTGGCTTTAGGACAAAACCCTTGGAGGAAAGAAAGACTTTCCTAAAGCAAAATAACATTTGTTATTGTTGTTGTGCATCTACTTCACATGTGGCAAAGGACTGTGGTAAGATTATCAGCTGTGCAGAATGCAATAGTGATAGACGTGTATCTGCCCTGCATCCTGGTCCCACTCCCATGGACTGTGAAAGCTCCAGCTGA